A genome region from Desulfobacterales bacterium includes the following:
- a CDS encoding aminodeoxychorismate/anthranilate synthase component II has protein sequence MILLIDNYDSFTYNLVQILEQLDYEVKVFRNDCIDIQRISALKPSAIVVSPGPGTPADSGVSIKAIAHLGSTIPILGVCLGHQAIAASYGAKVVRAERIMHGKTSMIHHDGRSVFKGLANPFKAVRYHSLIVQKDTVPNCLEISAWTADGEIMGLRHCQYPVEGVQFHPESILTEAGSNLLENFSTNGGKHHD, from the coding sequence ATGATATTGCTAATTGATAACTATGACTCCTTTACCTACAATCTGGTCCAGATCCTCGAGCAGCTTGACTACGAAGTAAAGGTCTTTCGAAACGACTGCATCGATATTCAGCGCATTTCAGCACTGAAGCCCTCAGCCATAGTGGTCTCGCCGGGTCCGGGCACACCTGCCGATTCGGGAGTTTCCATTAAGGCCATCGCGCATCTGGGGTCAACGATTCCGATTCTGGGCGTATGCCTCGGACATCAGGCCATTGCCGCATCATATGGCGCAAAGGTGGTCAGGGCTGAACGTATCATGCACGGCAAAACCTCCATGATCCATCACGACGGACGCAGTGTCTTTAAAGGTCTGGCCAATCCATTCAAGGCGGTACGTTACCATTCCCTTATCGTGCAAAAAGACACGGTCCCCAATTGTCTTGAAATCAGTGCCTGGACAGCAGATGGGGAGATCATGGGCTTAAGGCACTGCCAATACCCAGTGGAGGGTGTCCAGTTTCACCCCGAATCCATTTTGACCGAAGCAGGGTCAAATCTTTTAGAAAATTTTTCAACAAACGGAGGAAAACACCATGATTAA
- the trpD gene encoding anthranilate phosphoribosyltransferase, translating into MIKELISKVVKGEDLTEAEMEKAMAEIMTGTATPAQIGAFITALRFKGETVDEITGAARAMRARATKINVNNHLVNIDRDEINIDDETILDIVGTGGDGTRTFNVSTTTAFVAAGGGIKVAKHGNRAVSSLCGSADVLENLGVNLEVTSTDVEKCIKEVGIGFLYAPIFHGAMKHAAGPRQEIGIRSIFNLLGPVTNPASASVQVLGVYEQSLTDKIALVLKRLGTKEAFVVCGEGTFDEISICGPTQVAHLKNDTVSTFQMTPEEYDFERAGLDDIVGGDAKENANITRQVLSGEKSPKRDMVLLNASAAFVAAGLCTDFKEGIQIAADSIDSGKAQAKLDQLIEFTRHCKPFVRREP; encoded by the coding sequence ATGATTAAAGAATTAATTTCAAAAGTCGTTAAAGGCGAAGATCTCACAGAGGCTGAGATGGAAAAGGCCATGGCAGAGATAATGACCGGAACCGCCACCCCGGCACAAATCGGAGCGTTCATCACTGCCTTGAGATTCAAAGGCGAGACCGTTGATGAGATTACCGGTGCAGCCAGGGCCATGCGGGCCAGGGCCACAAAAATTAACGTCAACAATCATCTGGTTAACATTGATCGCGATGAGATCAATATCGATGACGAGACAATCCTCGATATTGTCGGCACTGGTGGTGACGGAACGCGCACGTTTAATGTATCCACGACAACGGCATTTGTGGCCGCGGGCGGCGGTATAAAGGTGGCCAAGCACGGCAACCGGGCGGTCTCCAGCCTGTGCGGCAGTGCAGACGTGCTTGAAAACCTAGGTGTGAATCTGGAGGTGACCAGTACCGATGTTGAAAAATGCATCAAGGAGGTCGGTATCGGATTTCTCTACGCCCCTATATTTCATGGGGCGATGAAACATGCTGCCGGCCCCAGGCAGGAGATTGGTATCCGCAGCATTTTTAATCTCCTGGGCCCTGTAACCAATCCGGCCAGTGCTTCGGTTCAGGTGCTGGGTGTCTACGAACAAAGCCTGACAGATAAAATTGCACTGGTTCTAAAGCGGCTGGGAACCAAAGAAGCCTTTGTGGTATGCGGTGAGGGAACATTTGATGAAATCAGCATCTGCGGACCGACACAGGTTGCCCATCTTAAAAACGATACTGTCAGCACATTTCAGATGACGCCGGAAGAGTATGATTTTGAAAGAGCGGGGCTGGATGACATTGTCGGCGGCGACGCAAAGGAAAATGCCAATATTACCCGCCAGGTCCTGAGCGGAGAGAAGAGTCCCAAAAGAGATATGGTATTGCTGAATGCATCGGCCGCTTTTGTGGCCGCGGGGTTGTGTACGGATTTCAAAGAGGGCATCCAGATCGCAGCAGATTCGATAGACTCCGGCAAAGCGCAGGCTAAACTCGATCAATTGATTGAATTCACCCGTCACTGCAAGCCCTTTGTTCGCAGGGAACCCTGA